The segment AGGTCATGCAAATTTATCAACGACTCAAATCTATGCGCATGTCACAAAAGAAAGCTTACAAAAAAATTATCGCTCTTTCCATCCACGAGCGTGATCACATTATTAGGAGGAAATATCTATGGTAGAATCACAGTTTCATTCAACAACCATTTGTGCAGTTGAAAAAAACGGGAAATTCGCGATGGCAGGTGATGGCCAAGTAACGATGGGCGAATCTGTCGTGATGAAGGGCAGTGCGAGAAAAGTACGTCGCATTTACAACGATGAAGTAGTCGTTGGCTTTGCAGGAAGCGTTGCTGACGCGTTTACTTTAGAAGAAAAATTTGAAGGTAAACTAAATGAATACAACGGAAATCTCCAACGAGCAGCCGTTGAATTAGCCCAAGAATGGCGTACACAACAGTCGATGCAAAAGCTAGAAGCGATGTTGATCGTGATGAATGACAAAGAAATGTTACTAGTTTCTGGTACAGGTGAAGTGATTACACCGGATGATGGGATCTTAGCCATTGGTTCTGGTGGGAACTTTGCGTTAGCTGCCGCACGAGCAATGAAAAACTATGCACAAAATGAGATGAGTGCAAAAGAGATTGCTGAAAATGCGTTGAATATTGCAGCAGACATCTGCGTCTTTACAAATCACAACATTATTGTAGAAGAATTATAGAGGTGAATGACATGTATGAATTAAAACAAACACCAAAACAAATCGTCAGTGAATTAGATCAATATATCATTGGCCAACAAGCAGCAAAAAAATCAGTGGCAGTTGCCCTTAGAAATCGTTATCGACGTCTTCAATTAGATGAAAAGATGCAACAAGATATCACACCTAAAAATATGTTGATGATCGGGCCAACTGGGGTCGGTAAAACAGAGATCGCTCGTCGTCTGGCAAAAATCGTCAACGCACCTTTTGTTAAGGTTGAAGCAACGAAGTTTACTGAAGTTGGTTACGTAGGACGTGACGTGGAATCGATGGTTCGTGATCTTGTCGAAAATGCAATCCAGATCGTTGAAAAAGATCAGTATCTTCGTGTTCGTCCACAAGCCAAGAAAAATGCGGAAAAACAATTAGTGAAGATCCTTGTACCAGGTATCAAAAAAGAACAAAAACAATCAAACAACCAGTTTGAGCAAATGATGAATATGTTCAATGCTTCGCAACAACCGGCAGAAACACAAGAAGAAGTCACAGAAGAGATTCGAGTGAATCGTCGCACGGTGTTAGAACAATTGCAAAAAGGCTTGCTTGACAACCGAGAAGTGACGATCGAAGTCCAAGATCAAAAAAAACCAGCACCGATGATGAACAATGGACTGGAACAAATGGGAATCGATTTGAATGAAACACTTGGTGCGTTGACGCCGAAGAAAAAAATCGAACGAACAGTGACCGTCAAAGAAGCCTTAGAATTATTGATCAAAGAAGAATCAGCAAAATTAGTCAATGATGCGGATATCCATAGTGAGGCAATCAAATTAGCTGAATCAAGCGGCATCATTTTTATTGATGAAATCGATAAAATCACTTCTAAATCGCAACAATCTGGGGAAGTATCAAGAGAAGGTGTCCAAAGAGATATCTTGCCGATCGTTGAAGGTTCACAAGTCAATACGAAATACGGTACCTTACAAACAGACCACATTTTATTTATCGCTTCAGGAGCGTTCCACTTATCAAAACCAAGCGATTTGATTCCTGAATTACAAGGTCGTTTCCCAATCCGTGTTGAGTTAGATGACTTAACTGCTGAGGACTTTGTCAAGATCTTGACTGAACCAAACAATGCGTTAGTCAAACAATATATTGCCTTGATTGGTACTGAAAATGTGACTGTCACATTTACTAAAGAAGCAATCGAACGGATTGCCCAAATCGCTTATGATGTGAATCGTGATACCGATAATATCGGTGCACGACGTTTACACACGATATTAGAGAAATTGTTGGAAGACTTGTTATTCGAAGCGCCAGAAATGCAAATGGGAGAAATTACCATTACAGAAGCCTATGTCAATGATAAATTAGGATCAATTGCGGCAAATGAAGATCTAAGTCGCTATATATTATAAAATCGGAGGAAAAAAATGACGGATTTGTTGACGAACACTCGAAAGATAAACAAATTATTGCAACAAAAAAATACGTTTGATATGCAGGCGGATTTACCTTACGATAAAATGGCGGTCACTTTAGGTGCTGTTTTAGACAGCAATACGTATATCATTGGCAGTGAAGGGGTTTTACTTGGTTATAATGAACGGCACGATGTGAACAATGATCGTGTGAAAACAATGTTTGTGCAAAAACAATTTCCTGATGCCTACACAGAAACAGTCGATATGATCACGAAAACAGAGTCCAATATCCCAATCACAAGCGATATGACGGCATTTCCATTTGAAAGTCGCGAAAAATATCCTTTTGGATTGACGACAGTAGTGCCGATCTTTGGCGCTGGTGAACGCTTAGGAACGATCATTTTAGCAAGAATGGAACAAGCCTTTAACGATGAAGACCTTGTTTTAGCAGAATACGGCGCGACAGTAGTAGGGATGCAGATCCTTTATCAAAAATCACGAGATATCGAAGCGGATGTTCGCAGTACGACCGCTGTCCAAATGGCGATCAATACGTTGTCATACAGTGAATTAAAAGCAGTTCAAGCCATTTTTGATGCTTTAGAAGGTAATGAAGGCCGATTGACTGCCTCAAATATTGCGGACAAGATCGGTATTACTCGTTCGGTCATCGTAAATGCCTTACGTAAATTAGAATCAGCTGGAATCATTGAATCCCGCTCTTTGGGAATGAAAGGCACGTATTTAAAAGTATTGAATGCTCGTTTTAAAGATGAGCTGACGAAGCATAGTTATTAAAAGGAAGATTTTTCAGAGGCTTGCTACTCGAAGAAGTGAGTGTCTGAGAAAAGATGGAGGATGACGATGACTGTTATTATTCAAAATGATCAGCTGATTGCTGAAATTTCCGAACATGGAGCAGAATTGATCAGTTTGAAATCAAAAGAACATGATCTAGAATATATTTGGCAAGGCGATCCTAAGTATTGGGGAAGACATGCCCCCGTTCTTTTCCCTATTGTTGGACGTTTGAAAAACGATCAATATGTGTACCAAGGAAAAACGTATTCAATGGGTCAACATGGTTTTGCTCGTGATATGGATTTTGAGATGGTGGAGCACGAACAAGAACGTGCGAAGTTTGTCCTGAAAAGTACCCCTGAAACAAAAGAGAATTATCCGTTTGATTTTGAATTGGTACTTGTTTATGAATTAGGGGGAGACGGGATCACTGTTCATTATCAAGTTGAAAATATTGGGGAAGAAGAGATGTATTTCTCGATTGGCGGTCATCCAGCATTCAATGTGCCATTAGAAGAAGGTTTGACTTTTGAAGACTTTTATTTGGCTTTCTCTCCTAGAAAATCACGTTTGCGTTTACCATTAGCTGGACCATTCATCGACATGGAACAAAAAACGATTGGACAAACGAACACCAACCTTGCGTTATTTCGGGAGCTGTTTGACCAGGATGCGTTAGTATTTGAAACAAGGGGTTTGAATGCTTACAGTATCCGTAGTGAAAAGTCTAGTCACAGTGTCACCCTCAGTTACAAAGATATGCCTTACGTTGGGATATGGTCGCCCTATCCTAAAGAAGCACCATTTGTTTGTATCGAGCCGTGGTTTGGAATCGCAGACACTGTTGATAGTAATGGGCAGTTGAACGAAAAAGCAGGAATCAATCAATTAGGCGCTCACGAATTATTCAAGACGAAATATTCGATCACTGTCAAGTAAACACAAGTCGATTACATGTGTTCTCTTGATCTAGTTCGATGAAACAAAACATGCCTTCTGAACAAATGAACGAATTGTTGAGCAATCGATCAGTCATTTGTTTAGAAGGCATTGTTTTTTATCATTCATCAAAAAGATTATTTCTTTTTGCTACTATTCAAACCGAATGGGATTCGGCTTTCTGTTTTATTTTTGATACGCTTGATATTGTCTTTATGACGGTAAAAAATAAAAGCGGAGACACCACAAGCAATCAACGTCAAAAGTAAATTTGGTTCTGGTAAGATTGCTGGTGCAATGTATGGTAAGAAGATGGTGGATAAAGTGATCAAGACCGCACTGATCATGCTCGTTAAGCTTACCATGCTCGTGCAGTATAAACTGATCACGAAAATTGCTGATGAATAAAGAAAGAACAGTGGATTGAAGCCTAATAACATACCGGCACTTGTCGCCACTGCTTTGCCACCTTTGAACTTAGCAAAGATTGGAAATGTATGTCCTAAGATCGCACAGACACCAAACCATAGCGGGTTGACAGAAGTGACATGGAAAATGACGGGTAAGGCAGTAGCTAATGTTCCCTTTAAGATGTCCATAAATAATACCACTGTTCCAGCGGTTTTACCTAAAACACGAAATGTATTGGTCGTTCCCATATTTCCACTACCGTGTTCACGGATGTCTTTTTTAAAAAAGATTTTACCAACCCATACTCCAGATGGAATGGAACCCAAAAGATATGCTACAATAAACAATAAGATTATTTTCATTTTTTAACCTCTTTCAAGTTGAAACTAATGTATATTTTAGCATGAAAGAATGCTTCAAACAATCGAAAAAATCGAACGATCGAAAGGAGTCATCCACATGTCATTTAAAAATCCAGAACAAGCGAATATCTTTCGCTATCTTCAAGAAGCAAAAACGATCGCGGTCGTTGGTTTAAGTAATAAGCCTGAACGGACAAGTTATCAGATCGCACAATTACTACAAGAACACGGCTATCGTATCATTCCAGTCAATCCAGTATTGGCAGGGGAAGAAGTGTTAGGCGAAACCGTTGTCGCACAGCTGACAGATATCAATGAACCTATTGATATCGTGGATATTTTCCGCCGTAGTGAGTTTTTACCAGAAGTAGCGGTAGATTTTCTGAAAACAGATGCGAAAGTCTTCTGGGCACAGTTAGGCATTGAGAATGAAGAAGCTGCTGAAATGCTCCAAGCAGCTGGAAGAAATGATATCGTCATGGATCGCTGTATCAAGATCGAATTAGCAAAAATGGAACAATAAAAAACAGGAATAACAGAAATAACAGAAGCACATATCCTGATAGTCAGTGACACTTTTACTGGCAAACGGTTTAGCTAAGTGATGAAAAATGTTTTGACCTGTTATCAAAAAAGAGTAAGTGATCGTTACCACTGACAAGCTGAGAGAAAAGAAAGAAAAAAGCGGGAGAGTTGGTTGTTTCTTGTAATTCTGACCTTCCCTCTTTTTTTTTGAAGACTTTTCTAGTATGATAAGCGTGGTGCGGTTATATCGCAAGTATTATTGAAGGAGCGTTTGCCTTGGCAAAAAAAATTAAAAATGAATACAATGATGCCTCGATCCAAGTTCTTGAAGGATTAGAAGCAGTAAGAAAACGACCAGGGATGTATATCGGGTCGACTGATAGCCGAGGCTTGCATCATTTAGTCTATGAAATCGTTGATAATGCCGTAGATGAAGCTTTATCAGGCTACGGAAATGAAATCGCTGTGACGATCCACGAGGATAACAGTGTGACTGTTACGGATAGTGGACGTGGTATGCCTGTTGGCATGCATGCTTCAGGTATCCCAACGGTCGAAGTTATTTTCACTGTGCTACATGCCGGCGGTAAATTTGGCCAAGGAGGATATAAAACTTCTGGTGGACTTCATGGTGTAGGTGCCAGTGTCGTCAATGCTTTATCTAAATGGCTAACAGTGACGATCGTCCGAGATGGTATCGAATACCAACAAACATTCAAACAAGGTGGAAAACCAGACGGAACGTTGAAAAAAATTGGCAAAACGAAGAAAGCCAATGGGACGTCTGTTCATTTCTTACCAGATGATAGTATTTTCTCAACCACGAAATTTTCCTATGATACGTTATCTGAACGTTTAAGAGAGTCTGCATTTCTGTTAAAAGGTGTAAAAATCACTTTGACAGATCTAAGAGGTGACGAAACAGTTCAAGAAGTCTTTCATTACGAAGAAGGAATCAAAGAATTCGTTGCGTATTTAAATGAAGAAAAAGATACGTTGACGCCAGTAGTCTATTTCTATGGTGAAAAAGAAGGAATCGAAGTAGAAGTGGCCTATCAGTATAATGATGGCTATTCTGAAAATGTCCTGTCGTTTGTTAACAACGTGCGAACAAAAGATGGTGGGACACATGAAGTCGGCATGAAAACAGCAATGACCAAAGCCTACAATGAATATGCCCGTAAAGTAGGCTTGTTGAAAGAACGAGATAAGAACCTAGAAGGTAGTGACTTCCGTGAAGGACTTGCGACAGTCTTGTCGATCCGGGTACCTGAACATTTGCTACAATTTGAAGGACAAACGAAAGAAAAACTAGGTACACCGATTGCTCGCTCCGTCGTTGATAATGTCATGAG is part of the Enterococcus mundtii genome and harbors:
- the hslU gene encoding ATP-dependent protease ATPase subunit HslU; translated protein: MYELKQTPKQIVSELDQYIIGQQAAKKSVAVALRNRYRRLQLDEKMQQDITPKNMLMIGPTGVGKTEIARRLAKIVNAPFVKVEATKFTEVGYVGRDVESMVRDLVENAIQIVEKDQYLRVRPQAKKNAEKQLVKILVPGIKKEQKQSNNQFEQMMNMFNASQQPAETQEEVTEEIRVNRRTVLEQLQKGLLDNREVTIEVQDQKKPAPMMNNGLEQMGIDLNETLGALTPKKKIERTVTVKEALELLIKEESAKLVNDADIHSEAIKLAESSGIIFIDEIDKITSKSQQSGEVSREGVQRDILPIVEGSQVNTKYGTLQTDHILFIASGAFHLSKPSDLIPELQGRFPIRVELDDLTAEDFVKILTEPNNALVKQYIALIGTENVTVTFTKEAIERIAQIAYDVNRDTDNIGARRLHTILEKLLEDLLFEAPEMQMGEITITEAYVNDKLGSIAANEDLSRYIL
- the plsY gene encoding glycerol-3-phosphate 1-O-acyltransferase PlsY; this encodes MKIILLFIVAYLLGSIPSGVWVGKIFFKKDIREHGSGNMGTTNTFRVLGKTAGTVVLFMDILKGTLATALPVIFHVTSVNPLWFGVCAILGHTFPIFAKFKGGKAVATSAGMLLGFNPLFFLYSSAIFVISLYCTSMVSLTSMISAVLITLSTIFLPYIAPAILPEPNLLLTLIACGVSAFIFYRHKDNIKRIKNKTESRIPFGLNSSKKK
- the codY gene encoding GTP-sensing pleiotropic transcriptional regulator CodY, producing MTDLLTNTRKINKLLQQKNTFDMQADLPYDKMAVTLGAVLDSNTYIIGSEGVLLGYNERHDVNNDRVKTMFVQKQFPDAYTETVDMITKTESNIPITSDMTAFPFESREKYPFGLTTVVPIFGAGERLGTIILARMEQAFNDEDLVLAEYGATVVGMQILYQKSRDIEADVRSTTAVQMAINTLSYSELKAVQAIFDALEGNEGRLTASNIADKIGITRSVIVNALRKLESAGIIESRSLGMKGTYLKVLNARFKDELTKHSY
- a CDS encoding aldose 1-epimerase family protein, coding for MTVIIQNDQLIAEISEHGAELISLKSKEHDLEYIWQGDPKYWGRHAPVLFPIVGRLKNDQYVYQGKTYSMGQHGFARDMDFEMVEHEQERAKFVLKSTPETKENYPFDFELVLVYELGGDGITVHYQVENIGEEEMYFSIGGHPAFNVPLEEGLTFEDFYLAFSPRKSRLRLPLAGPFIDMEQKTIGQTNTNLALFRELFDQDALVFETRGLNAYSIRSEKSSHSVTLSYKDMPYVGIWSPYPKEAPFVCIEPWFGIADTVDSNGQLNEKAGINQLGAHELFKTKYSITVK
- a CDS encoding CoA-binding protein; translation: MSFKNPEQANIFRYLQEAKTIAVVGLSNKPERTSYQIAQLLQEHGYRIIPVNPVLAGEEVLGETVVAQLTDINEPIDIVDIFRRSEFLPEVAVDFLKTDAKVFWAQLGIENEEAAEMLQAAGRNDIVMDRCIKIELAKMEQ
- the parE gene encoding DNA topoisomerase IV subunit B — translated: MAKKIKNEYNDASIQVLEGLEAVRKRPGMYIGSTDSRGLHHLVYEIVDNAVDEALSGYGNEIAVTIHEDNSVTVTDSGRGMPVGMHASGIPTVEVIFTVLHAGGKFGQGGYKTSGGLHGVGASVVNALSKWLTVTIVRDGIEYQQTFKQGGKPDGTLKKIGKTKKANGTSVHFLPDDSIFSTTKFSYDTLSERLRESAFLLKGVKITLTDLRGDETVQEVFHYEEGIKEFVAYLNEEKDTLTPVVYFYGEKEGIEVEVAYQYNDGYSENVLSFVNNVRTKDGGTHEVGMKTAMTKAYNEYARKVGLLKERDKNLEGSDFREGLATVLSIRVPEHLLQFEGQTKEKLGTPIARSVVDNVMSEQMGFYLQENSEMSQMLIRKAIKAREAREAARKAREESRNGKKRKKGESLLSGKLTPAQSRNPKKNELYLVEGDSAGGSAKQGRDRKFQAILPLRGKVINTEKAKMQDILKNEEINTMIYTIGAGVGPEFSLEDCNYDKIIIMTDADTDGAHIQVLLLTFFYRYMKPLIEAGKVYIALPPLYKVSKGQGKKQVVEYAWTDDELAAVIKTVGKGYMLQRYKGLGEMNAEQLWETTMDPTSRTLIRVRIDDAAQAERRVTTLMGDKVEPRRKWIENHVQFSLEEERSILDKKEETETSASVSNDLLEEERAEENKNEQSVEVE
- the hslV gene encoding HslVU peptidase proteolytic subunit: MVESQFHSTTICAVEKNGKFAMAGDGQVTMGESVVMKGSARKVRRIYNDEVVVGFAGSVADAFTLEEKFEGKLNEYNGNLQRAAVELAQEWRTQQSMQKLEAMLIVMNDKEMLLVSGTGEVITPDDGILAIGSGGNFALAAARAMKNYAQNEMSAKEIAENALNIAADICVFTNHNIIVEEL